A part of Candidatus Cloacimonadota bacterium genomic DNA contains:
- a CDS encoding glucose-1-phosphate thymidylyltransferase: MKALVLCAGKGTRLQPLTYSIPKHILPLANVPIVYHIIKKLVNLGITDIGLIVGYKEDKIRESVSDGSQLGAKITYIVQDSPKGLAHAVKMGQDFVGDEPFMVFLGDNIFEDDLTNLVRRYNDEKPSSIIILKEVDEPQRFGIAVLEGDKMVKVIEKPKDPPSNLAIAGVYIFDKDVFQAIDELQPSWRGEYEITDAIQGLIDKGLTVKGEILKGKWLDTGKPRDLIDANMYLCGKLNGWHIAGESDLDEESIIEGTIYIGRGSRIHTCTLQGPVIIGENCEIENATLLPYTCIGKGSVIRNARIENSIIMENTILRNIKGRIIESIIGNNVELSTLDLKGDCTLLLGSDDKILGM, from the coding sequence ATGAAAGCATTGGTCTTATGTGCTGGAAAGGGTACGCGATTGCAACCCCTTACATACTCAATACCGAAGCATATTTTACCACTGGCTAATGTGCCGATCGTATATCATATAATCAAGAAACTCGTTAATCTCGGTATTACAGATATTGGGTTGATCGTGGGTTATAAGGAGGATAAGATTCGAGAAAGTGTCAGTGATGGCTCCCAGCTTGGCGCAAAGATTACCTATATTGTTCAAGATTCTCCAAAAGGACTTGCACATGCAGTAAAAATGGGTCAGGATTTCGTCGGCGATGAACCGTTTATGGTTTTTCTAGGTGATAATATTTTTGAGGATGACCTGACAAATCTGGTTCGTAGATACAATGATGAAAAGCCCTCCAGCATCATTATCCTAAAAGAAGTTGATGAACCACAACGATTCGGCATAGCAGTTCTTGAGGGAGATAAGATGGTAAAAGTAATAGAAAAACCGAAAGATCCTCCATCAAACCTTGCAATTGCCGGTGTTTATATTTTTGATAAAGATGTATTCCAGGCAATCGATGAGCTTCAGCCTTCTTGGCGTGGAGAATATGAAATTACCGATGCGATACAAGGACTTATCGATAAAGGACTCACTGTAAAAGGAGAAATTCTTAAGGGAAAATGGCTCGATACCGGCAAACCCCGTGATCTCATTGATGCGAATATGTATCTATGCGGTAAACTCAATGGCTGGCATATTGCTGGAGAAAGCGATCTCGACGAAGAATCCATCATAGAAGGGACGATCTATATTGGAAGAGGTTCTCGAATCCATACTTGCACATTGCAGGGACCGGTCATTATCGGTGAAAACTGTGAGATCGAAAATGCCACACTTCTCCCCTATACCTGTATCGGGAAAGGTTCAGTTATCAGAAATGCTCGGATTGAAAATTCAATCATCATGGAAAACACAATCCTCCGAAATATTAAAGGGAGAATAATCGAAAGCATAATCGGCAATAATGTTGAACTCAGCACACTCGATCTAAAGGGTGATTGTACCCTTTTGCTTGGCTCAGATGATAAAATACTTGGAATGTAA
- a CDS encoding PAS domain-containing protein has translation MNEKNKAAGCVCSFQIKKILISVIFGLIGFWANFHAVNFMQFADFKVSILFGLLFPLFITLMWGWKFGLFSALAGGCQTMWWLWFTDGWGFLYAVPVFTLWIVWHGYWADYRKTHEHRWYASMYIVEIPFRIVIELGFLTLFRLLVSFNPPPWAPQLTNNFVSISWVAFVAIKHTITAYVLLLICDVFMHIAPIRKFFNPEEKTDYRETTYIISAAVLIGCAFWFIQGIMDYFVFYKGQSSFLDMMFVHVPLNSLFSRNLFLLITLLVGVILSRIQLQLRKKDLILQEKNRERDKILNSIVTGLNIYNVKKHMYEYINTEYTAITGWTLEDINSMGASFIELFHPEDRQQVMDHMAEVVHSTTDKVIMVSYRFKTKNKTWKWLISYDVPFERDRDGNVTRFLGSFIDMTENVEAHKELEKYKEHLEEMVENRTKELEKRNKELFEFNKLFQGREYRIKELRDKVKTLKQKLEKYGTEKKQN, from the coding sequence ATGAATGAAAAAAACAAAGCTGCTGGTTGTGTTTGTAGCTTTCAAATAAAAAAAATACTCATTTCAGTTATTTTTGGTTTAATCGGATTCTGGGCAAATTTTCATGCAGTTAATTTCATGCAGTTCGCAGATTTTAAAGTAAGCATTCTCTTTGGGCTTCTGTTTCCGCTTTTTATAACACTCATGTGGGGCTGGAAATTTGGCCTTTTCTCAGCACTTGCAGGCGGGTGCCAGACAATGTGGTGGCTTTGGTTTACTGATGGCTGGGGATTTCTCTATGCTGTACCAGTATTCACCCTTTGGATAGTATGGCATGGCTATTGGGCGGATTACAGAAAAACTCATGAACACCGATGGTACGCGAGTATGTATATCGTTGAAATACCATTCAGGATTGTCATTGAACTTGGTTTTTTAACACTATTCAGATTGCTGGTATCATTTAATCCTCCTCCCTGGGCACCTCAGTTAACAAATAATTTTGTCTCGATATCGTGGGTGGCTTTCGTAGCTATCAAACACACGATTACTGCATATGTACTCCTTCTTATTTGTGATGTATTTATGCATATAGCTCCAATACGAAAATTTTTTAATCCGGAAGAAAAAACAGATTATCGAGAGACTACATACATTATAAGTGCGGCAGTGCTGATCGGTTGTGCATTCTGGTTTATTCAGGGGATCATGGACTATTTTGTTTTCTATAAAGGTCAGAGCAGCTTTCTCGATATGATGTTCGTGCATGTTCCTCTAAATTCGTTATTTTCCCGTAATCTGTTTCTTTTAATTACACTTCTTGTAGGAGTGATCTTATCGAGGATACAACTCCAGCTACGGAAAAAGGATTTGATATTACAGGAGAAAAATAGAGAACGGGATAAAATACTTAACTCAATCGTTACTGGTTTGAATATATACAATGTAAAGAAGCATATGTATGAGTATATAAATACAGAATATACAGCAATTACCGGATGGACTCTTGAAGATATAAACAGCATGGGAGCGTCGTTTATTGAACTTTTTCATCCTGAGGATAGACAGCAAGTAATGGATCATATGGCTGAAGTTGTTCATTCGACAACAGATAAAGTCATAATGGTCAGTTATCGTTTTAAAACGAAGAATAAAACGTGGAAATGGTTGATATCATATGATGTTCCTTTTGAAAGAGATAGGGATGGGAATGTGACAAGATTTCTTGGCTCATTTATTGATATGACGGAAAACGTTGAAGCACATAAAGAACTCGAAAAATATAAAGAGCATCTTGAGGAGATGGTTGAGAATAGGACCAAAGAACTTGAGAAACGTAACAAAGAATTGTTTGAATTCAATAAACTATTCCAGGGTAGGGAGTACAGGATAAAAGAATTACGCGATAAGGTCAAAACGTTAAAACAGAAATTGGAAAAATACGGGACTGAAAAGAAACAGAATTAG
- a CDS encoding cyclase family protein, with product MNNNEFLEFMDKVRVYDLTQPLSVHTPPWPSYMPLQVQYFKRLAGAHMGQGANGQIIKTSNHVGTHIDGQIHFFGSGKTIGQVPIEDWIGHGVVVDISDEVEDYSLYSPDMLKSKAEIKKGDILIINTGYHRYSWDQPESDEVRYFVKHPGPDPDFHTWALEMKFKWIGVDCGSADHPMNTIIRDWHPKKFIEADNKLKAKYNQSWDEMFPLEEYYQVMHLKLFPKGLVHAENLGGEINKVNNKRVWIGLFPLRGLELESSMCRIVALEPPK from the coding sequence ATGAATAACAACGAATTTCTCGAATTTATGGATAAGGTGCGGGTGTATGACCTGACGCAACCCCTCAGCGTCCACACACCTCCATGGCCGAGTTACATGCCCTTGCAGGTTCAATACTTCAAACGTCTAGCAGGTGCGCACATGGGACAGGGAGCTAACGGACAGATCATCAAAACAAGTAATCATGTGGGTACGCATATCGATGGACAGATACACTTCTTCGGAAGCGGAAAGACCATCGGACAAGTGCCGATCGAAGACTGGATCGGGCATGGTGTTGTGGTCGATATCTCGGACGAGGTTGAGGATTACTCACTCTATTCACCTGATATGCTGAAAAGCAAAGCTGAGATCAAAAAAGGGGATATTCTTATCATCAATACAGGATATCACCGTTATAGCTGGGATCAGCCAGAGTCTGACGAAGTGCGTTATTTTGTGAAGCATCCGGGACCTGATCCGGATTTCCATACATGGGCTTTGGAAATGAAATTCAAATGGATTGGTGTGGACTGCGGAAGTGCTGACCATCCCATGAATACGATTATCCGCGACTGGCATCCAAAGAAATTTATTGAAGCTGACAATAAACTCAAAGCAAAATACAATCAATCATGGGACGAGATGTTCCCACTCGAGGAGTACTACCAGGTCATGCATCTGAAATTGTTCCCCAAAGGATTAGTTCATGCGGAAAACCTTGGCGGTGAGATCAACAAGGTGAATAATAAACGTGTTTGGATCGGATTGTTCCCGCTTCGCGGTCTTGAACTGGAATCATCAATGTGTCGTATAGTAGCTCTTGAACCCCCGAAGTAA
- a CDS encoding DUF2877 domain-containing protein: MSSLRGNPNYYCPKLISYGDTITEGIYHIHSRFSRTINLQNGNILLSIVNQDIGKGPFNIILHYFDLREIHSLIVLQNVIIINKIPFQLHEDLKYHSKITFQNAKVDKLYENLNFVESFLAEQSPEKSLSFLFNEKRETFFATTFERAFLQRIKQGIEYMQKGTLENLKKGIAWIKGCGFGLTPSGDDFLAGLLSGLYVKHEIKGNDLSEVRKLIYTYAQGENFISNSFLTSAYKGLFNERFKNFIMSLFQKNHEQLMSHVESLLDVGATSGADTLVGFIFAWKKAGELWL; the protein is encoded by the coding sequence ATGAGTTCATTACGTGGAAATCCAAATTACTATTGCCCAAAACTGATCAGCTATGGAGATACCATTACAGAGGGTATTTATCACATTCATTCGAGGTTTAGCAGAACGATCAATCTTCAGAATGGAAATATACTTCTTTCAATCGTAAATCAGGACATTGGAAAAGGACCATTCAATATCATTCTGCATTACTTTGATCTACGTGAAATACACTCTCTTATTGTGCTTCAAAATGTTATTATCATAAACAAGATCCCATTTCAGTTGCATGAAGATTTGAAGTACCATTCAAAGATCACATTCCAGAATGCTAAAGTAGATAAACTTTATGAAAATTTGAACTTTGTAGAATCCTTTCTTGCGGAACAAAGCCCGGAAAAAAGCTTAAGTTTTCTTTTCAATGAAAAAAGAGAAACGTTTTTCGCAACAACCTTCGAGAGAGCATTTTTACAACGAATAAAGCAAGGGATCGAATACATGCAGAAAGGGACTTTGGAAAATCTAAAAAAGGGGATTGCTTGGATCAAAGGATGCGGATTCGGTCTTACCCCGAGCGGAGATGACTTCCTTGCCGGACTTCTTTCGGGATTGTATGTTAAACATGAGATCAAAGGTAATGATCTTTCCGAAGTAAGGAAACTGATATACACATATGCCCAGGGTGAGAATTTTATCTCAAATTCCTTTCTCACCAGTGCATACAAGGGATTGTTCAATGAGCGATTCAAGAATTTTATTATGTCACTTTTTCAGAAAAACCACGAGCAGTTAATGTCGCATGTTGAATCTTTATTGGATGTGGGAGCAACCTCTGGAGCGGATACGCTTGTGGGATTTATATTTGCATGGAAGAAAGCAGGTGAGCTGTGGTTATAA
- the fdrA gene encoding acyl-CoA synthetase FdrA, whose translation MVIKGKINKGEYFDSVTLMIVAQKLNGLDGVLDAAVVMNTEENRSILDASGLFIPEFRKAESSDLLICVKAKTDEDAKEALQHVDGILDSIRKEMSDTEDFLPKSLDTALKSMPDANLVLISIAGKYAEREAMKALKKGLHVMIFSDNVPLEDEIALKTYAHEKGLFVMGPDCGTAIINGIPLAFANVVKRGNVGIVAASGTGLQEISSILSDRGVGISQAIGTGGRDVKKEVGGIMFLQALDALDRDENTQVIVLASKPPAEVVVDKIVEKSKDIKKPIVAVFLGSDKKILTDTKIIPAHTLEQAALIAEKISKDENWHSVEDYLGKRKADLVDEKRIFNIIQNFSDKQKYIRGLFCGGTLCEEAQIILQDMVADVYNNITLDKEFVLKDPWKSKKNTLIDIGADEFTLGRPHPMIDYSLRNRRILQEVKDKNVAVILFDVVLGFGSNMYPAEELVPIIKGAQSQSTGKEIIFICSVTGTKEDPQDKKMVINELKKAGVFVFESNAAAAEYAGLIIQNISYKRAKEQSYGKK comes from the coding sequence GTGGTTATAAAAGGAAAAATTAACAAAGGGGAATATTTTGATTCGGTCACATTGATGATCGTTGCTCAGAAATTGAACGGCTTGGATGGTGTACTCGATGCTGCTGTTGTGATGAACACAGAAGAGAACAGATCGATCCTCGATGCATCGGGATTATTCATTCCAGAATTCAGGAAAGCAGAGAGTTCTGATCTTCTTATATGTGTCAAAGCAAAAACAGACGAGGATGCAAAAGAAGCATTGCAGCACGTTGATGGCATTTTGGATTCGATCAGGAAAGAGATGAGTGATACCGAGGATTTTTTGCCCAAGAGTCTGGATACCGCCCTGAAAAGTATGCCGGATGCGAATCTTGTACTTATCTCGATTGCGGGTAAATATGCAGAGCGGGAAGCAATGAAGGCATTGAAAAAGGGATTGCATGTGATGATCTTTTCGGATAATGTCCCGCTCGAAGATGAGATCGCTTTGAAAACGTATGCACATGAGAAAGGTCTTTTTGTGATGGGACCGGATTGCGGTACTGCTATCATAAACGGCATTCCTCTTGCTTTTGCAAATGTTGTAAAAAGAGGAAATGTTGGTATTGTTGCTGCTTCAGGAACCGGTCTGCAGGAGATCAGCTCGATCCTTTCGGACAGGGGAGTCGGCATATCCCAGGCTATCGGCACAGGTGGACGGGATGTGAAAAAAGAGGTCGGCGGTATCATGTTCTTGCAAGCCTTGGATGCATTGGATCGTGACGAAAATACTCAGGTAATCGTGCTTGCTTCCAAACCACCTGCAGAGGTAGTGGTCGATAAAATAGTTGAAAAATCAAAAGATATAAAAAAGCCGATCGTCGCAGTTTTTCTTGGAAGTGATAAAAAGATTTTGACAGATACAAAGATCATCCCGGCACATACGCTCGAACAAGCCGCACTAATCGCAGAAAAGATTTCCAAAGATGAGAATTGGCATTCTGTTGAGGACTATCTCGGGAAACGAAAAGCTGATTTGGTGGATGAAAAAAGAATATTTAATATCATTCAAAACTTCTCAGATAAGCAAAAATATATTCGCGGACTTTTCTGCGGCGGCACACTCTGTGAAGAAGCACAAATCATTCTTCAAGATATGGTCGCAGATGTGTATAACAACATAACTTTAGACAAAGAATTTGTCTTGAAAGATCCATGGAAGAGTAAGAAAAATACACTTATCGATATAGGTGCAGATGAATTTACGCTCGGCAGACCGCACCCGATGATCGATTATTCATTGCGGAACAGAAGAATCCTCCAGGAAGTAAAGGACAAAAATGTTGCAGTTATACTGTTTGATGTGGTACTCGGATTTGGATCGAATATGTATCCTGCAGAAGAACTCGTTCCTATCATAAAAGGAGCACAATCTCAGTCAACCGGTAAGGAGATTATCTTCATCTGTTCAGTTACTGGTACAAAAGAAGACCCTCAAGATAAAAAGATGGTGATAAATGAACTGAAAAAAGCTGGTGTATTTGTTTTTGAATCAAATGCCGCTGCCGCTGAATATGCAGGTTTGATCATCCAAAATATATCATATAAAAGAGCAAAGGAACAATCATATGGCAAAAAGTGA
- the kdsB gene encoding 3-deoxy-manno-octulosonate cytidylyltransferase: MLSSVAIIPSRFASTRLPGKPLRKIRDKTLIHHIYDNVIKTRLFDIVVVATDDERIANEVKTFHGTVFVSEKIHSSGTDRIAEVAASMDADVFINVQGDEVFINKHTLEPLINSFENENVHVATLAHEIVDIEEVQNPNRIKVICDINGYALYFSRSAIPYNRRNKSYSYLGHIGVYAFRKNALMRFAQLPQSNLEKTEKLEQLRLLENGIPIKVIVTDYSGFGIDTEEDIKEAELMMRNM, translated from the coding sequence ATGCTAAGTTCAGTTGCCATCATTCCCAGCAGGTTTGCGTCAACACGGCTCCCGGGAAAACCTCTCAGAAAAATTAGAGATAAAACACTCATTCATCATATTTACGACAATGTTATTAAAACTCGGTTATTTGATATAGTTGTTGTTGCAACTGATGATGAGCGAATTGCAAACGAGGTCAAAACCTTTCATGGCACAGTTTTTGTTTCAGAGAAAATTCACTCTTCGGGTACCGACCGTATCGCGGAAGTAGCAGCAAGCATGGATGCTGATGTCTTTATAAATGTTCAAGGGGATGAAGTATTTATAAACAAACACACTCTCGAACCTCTCATTAATTCCTTCGAAAATGAGAATGTACATGTTGCAACACTCGCCCATGAAATAGTTGATATTGAAGAAGTGCAAAATCCAAACAGGATAAAAGTAATTTGTGATATAAATGGATATGCATTATATTTCTCGAGATCGGCTATACCATATAACAGGAGGAACAAAAGTTACTCCTATTTAGGACATATCGGTGTGTACGCTTTTAGAAAAAATGCACTGATGAGGTTTGCTCAACTTCCCCAATCAAATCTTGAAAAAACAGAAAAACTGGAACAGCTTCGCCTACTCGAAAACGGCATCCCAATCAAAGTAATTGTAACCGATTATTCTGGATTTGGTATCGATACTGAAGAAGACATTAAAGAAGCGGAATTAATGATGAGAAATATGTAA
- a CDS encoding 2TM domain-containing protein has product MYDKESEKYKQAKARVEEIRGFWSHVAVYIIVNLGLFLINILTTPNQLWFYWPLLGWGIGLFAHGFHVFGARGIFGKNWEENQIKKYMDKDN; this is encoded by the coding sequence ATGTATGATAAAGAATCAGAGAAATACAAACAAGCAAAAGCCCGTGTAGAAGAAATCAGGGGATTCTGGTCACATGTGGCTGTTTATATCATTGTTAATCTCGGATTGTTTCTTATCAATATCTTAACAACACCCAATCAATTATGGTTCTACTGGCCCCTTCTTGGATGGGGAATTGGATTATTTGCACATGGATTTCATGTATTTGGAGCGAGGGGTATTTTCGGAAAAAATTGGGAAGAAAACCAGATCAAGAAGTATATGGATAAAGATAATTAG
- a CDS encoding mechanosensitive ion channel has translation MDKFTEWLHNLTNIEQDIVWKIVVTIAVLAVLKIIHMIILRIMWKSIDEPKKRYKWKKTLTYIFVFIGFLLLGRVWLQAFQSLATFLGLLSAGLAIALKDIITDIAGWIFIVWRRPFEVGDRIQVGNHAGDVIDIRLFQFTLLEIRNWVDADQSTGRVINIPNSKILNEVHANYSKGFQYIWNEIPVLITFESNWKKAKTILQQIGNKHAEHLTPHAERKIKEASRKYMIFYSNLTPTVYTSVRDSGVMLTIRFLCEPRKRRMSEHAIWEDILTNFNSTEGIEFAYPTKRIYYNKPQDFSGHGSDKIPDPENLE, from the coding sequence ATGGATAAATTTACTGAATGGCTGCATAACCTTACGAACATTGAACAGGATATTGTTTGGAAGATCGTTGTAACAATAGCTGTCCTTGCTGTTTTAAAGATCATTCACATGATCATCTTGCGGATTATGTGGAAGAGTATCGATGAGCCCAAAAAACGATATAAATGGAAAAAGACTCTCACCTATATCTTCGTATTCATCGGTTTCCTTCTTCTTGGACGTGTGTGGCTTCAGGCATTTCAGTCTCTTGCTACGTTCCTTGGTTTGCTTTCTGCAGGTCTTGCAATTGCCCTCAAAGATATCATCACAGATATTGCTGGCTGGATATTCATTGTATGGCGGAGACCCTTTGAGGTTGGGGATAGGATCCAGGTTGGCAATCATGCTGGTGATGTTATCGATATACGGCTTTTTCAATTTACTTTGCTTGAGATCAGAAATTGGGTCGATGCTGACCAGAGTACCGGACGGGTCATCAATATCCCGAATAGTAAAATACTCAACGAGGTACATGCGAACTATAGTAAGGGTTTTCAGTATATTTGGAACGAAATACCGGTTCTGATAACCTTTGAGAGTAATTGGAAAAAAGCAAAAACCATCCTCCAGCAAATCGGCAATAAGCATGCTGAACACCTTACTCCGCATGCAGAAAGAAAGATCAAGGAAGCTTCCCGTAAATATATGATCTTCTATAGTAACCTTACTCCAACGGTTTATACGAGTGTTAGGGACAGTGGAGTAATGCTTACTATCCGTTTTCTTTGTGAACCACGCAAGAGACGTATGAGCGAGCATGCAATATGGGAAGATATCTTAACAAACTTTAATAGTACAGAAGGAATTGAATTTGCATATCCGACAAAGAGAATCTATTATAATAAACCACAGGATTTTTCTGGTCACGGTTCAGACAAGATACCTGATCCGGAAAATCTAGAATAA
- a CDS encoding electron transfer flavoprotein subunit beta/FixA family protein, with protein MKIIVCIKQVPDTTDIKINPEHNTLIREGVESIINPFDMYALEEALRIKEAHGGIVTVISMGPPQVEIALREALAIGADNAILISDRKFAGSDTLATSYTLSAAVRKIGDYDIILFGKQAIDGDTAQVGPGVARHLDIPQIAFVKKIDSIDNGKITAHRMMEDGFDVVESRLPIVITVVKDINEPRLPSLRTKMKAKKAEIPVWTFEDLDLDEKRVGLNGSPTWVEKIYTPSLEKKTMMLEGEPEEVAQKLTSYLKEIC; from the coding sequence ATGAAAATAATTGTCTGCATCAAACAAGTTCCAGACACAACAGATATAAAGATAAATCCGGAACACAATACCTTGATTCGCGAGGGTGTAGAAAGTATTATAAATCCTTTTGACATGTATGCTCTCGAAGAAGCCCTGCGTATTAAAGAAGCCCACGGTGGCATCGTTACCGTTATCAGCATGGGACCTCCACAAGTCGAGATTGCCCTACGTGAAGCTCTTGCAATAGGAGCAGATAATGCAATCCTTATATCTGATAGAAAATTCGCAGGATCAGACACACTGGCAACGAGTTACACCCTCTCTGCTGCTGTAAGAAAAATCGGTGATTATGATATCATTCTTTTTGGTAAGCAGGCAATAGATGGTGATACAGCACAGGTTGGACCTGGTGTAGCACGGCATCTTGATATTCCGCAGATCGCGTTTGTGAAAAAGATAGATTCCATCGATAATGGTAAGATAACTGCACATCGGATGATGGAAGACGGATTTGATGTTGTTGAATCCAGACTTCCAATTGTCATCACTGTTGTCAAGGACATAAATGAACCGCGTCTCCCCTCTTTACGCACAAAAATGAAGGCAAAGAAAGCGGAAATCCCAGTTTGGACATTTGAGGATCTTGATCTGGACGAAAAGAGAGTCGGTTTGAATGGTTCTCCTACCTGGGTTGAGAAAATTTACACTCCATCACTTGAGAAAAAAACCATGATGCTGGAAGGTGAACCGGAAGAAGTTGCACAAAAACTCACTTCATATCTCAAGGAAATATGCTAA
- a CDS encoding DUF1116 domain-containing protein, with product MAKSDPFNKDLNVINIGLSSFKENVEEAGAHAVQVDWKPPAELDKKILNVLSNNESYIEKQNKKCLEKILKGAPVLIDLDRAIDVIPGMKKNLILHAGPSITWERMCGPMRGAIIGALMYEGMAKNPKEAEKLASSGEIEYAPCHEHKTVGPMAGIVSASMPVFVLKNETFGNHAYCTMNEGLGKVLRYGAFSDDVVKKLKWMEAVLYPALKKAVRELGKIDLKNLIAQALHMGDEVHNRNRAATSLFYRTIAPVVIKTNDKDIAIKVLEFINGNDHFFLNLSMPACKVTLDAARNIKGSSVVVAMTRNGTDFGLQLSGTKNQWFVGQAPIPDALFFPGYTKNDANRDIGDSSITETNGLGGFAIAASPAIVQFIGGAAKDALNYSQEMYEITAGENNMYQIPALNFRGTPTGIDVIKVNEKGILPFIDTGVAHKKPGVGQVGAGVLSAPYEPFKKALAGFITSLDKKEKNK from the coding sequence ATGGCAAAAAGTGATCCTTTTAATAAAGATTTGAATGTAATTAATATAGGGCTAAGTTCGTTCAAAGAAAATGTTGAAGAAGCTGGTGCTCATGCTGTTCAGGTTGACTGGAAACCACCAGCAGAATTGGATAAAAAAATACTAAACGTTCTTTCGAATAACGAATCATATATCGAGAAGCAGAACAAAAAGTGCCTTGAGAAAATTTTGAAAGGTGCACCGGTACTCATCGATCTAGATCGTGCAATCGATGTGATCCCTGGTATGAAGAAAAATCTCATTCTTCATGCTGGACCATCGATCACATGGGAGAGAATGTGCGGTCCTATGCGTGGTGCGATAATCGGTGCACTGATGTACGAAGGTATGGCAAAAAATCCCAAAGAAGCAGAGAAACTGGCATCGTCGGGAGAGATCGAGTATGCGCCCTGTCATGAACACAAAACGGTGGGGCCAATGGCTGGTATCGTTTCAGCTTCTATGCCGGTTTTTGTCCTGAAAAACGAAACCTTTGGCAATCATGCATACTGCACCATGAATGAAGGTTTGGGGAAAGTGCTTCGTTATGGTGCTTTCAGCGATGACGTTGTTAAAAAGCTCAAATGGATGGAAGCAGTACTGTATCCGGCACTGAAAAAGGCAGTTAGAGAACTCGGAAAGATCGATCTGAAAAACCTGATTGCTCAGGCACTTCATATGGGTGATGAAGTCCATAACAGAAACAGGGCTGCCACCTCACTCTTTTATCGAACGATTGCACCTGTAGTGATCAAAACAAATGATAAAGATATCGCGATCAAGGTGCTGGAATTCATAAACGGAAATGACCATTTCTTCCTGAATCTATCCATGCCTGCATGCAAAGTCACCCTCGACGCAGCTCGAAATATCAAAGGGAGTAGTGTTGTTGTGGCAATGACGCGTAATGGAACGGATTTTGGCTTGCAACTTTCCGGTACGAAAAATCAATGGTTTGTCGGTCAGGCACCAATCCCTGATGCATTATTCTTCCCGGGATATACAAAAAATGATGCAAATCGCGATATTGGGGATAGTTCCATAACAGAGACAAACGGACTCGGCGGCTTTGCAATCGCAGCGTCACCGGCAATTGTTCAGTTCATCGGTGGTGCTGCAAAAGATGCGCTTAATTATTCCCAGGAAATGTATGAGATCACAGCCGGAGAAAATAATATGTATCAGATACCTGCACTGAACTTCCGTGGAACACCCACGGGAATTGATGTGATTAAGGTTAATGAAAAAGGAATATTACCCTTTATTGATACAGGTGTTGCACACAAAAAACCGGGAGTCGGACAGGTTGGCGCAGGAGTGTTGAGTGCTCCGTATGAACCATTTAAAAAAGCCCTTGCCGGCTTTATAACATCATTGGATAAAAAAGAAAAGAATAAATAG